CAAGCAATCGGGCCGGACGCAGGAGATTCAGCGGCTGATCGGACGCTCGTTGCGCGCCGTGGTGGACCTGACAAAGCTGGGCGAGCGGCAAATTACGCTGGATTGCGATGTCATCCAGGCCGATGGCGGCACCCGCACCGCCAGCATTAGCGGCGCTTGGGTCGCTTTGCGGCTGGCGGTCAACACATTGCTGGAGCAGAAGCTGATCAGCGAGGATCCCATCACCCAGAAGGTCGCAGCGATCAGCTGCGGTGTCTATCAGGGCACGCCAGTGCTTGATCTCGATTATGATGAGGACAGCAATGCTGATGCCGATGCCAATTTCGTGTTGATCGGCGATGGCAATATCGCCGAGGTGCAGGCTACTGCCGAGGGCGCGACCTATGATGAGGAAGCGCTGCTGCGGCTGCTGCGGCTGGCGCGCATGGGCTGTGACGGCATCTTTGCAGCGCAGGAAAAGGCGGTAAGCTAAAACACCCCTCTCCCCCTGAGGGAGAGGGAAGAGCCGAGCAGCGGCGAAGGGAGAGGGGTTCTTCGGAAACTTGGCGCCGCGCCAAGAAAGGACACCCTCTCTACTGCGACTAGGCAGACAAGCTGCCAAGTCTCGTTATCTCTCCCTTCAAGGGAGAGAGGAAATGAGGGCCATATGACCAACCGCAAACTCGAACCGGGCCGCCTGATCATCGCCACCCATAATAAGGGCAAGCTGGCCGAGATTGATGGGCTGCTTGGACCTTATGGCATGCAGACCGAGGCGGCAGGCGATCTCGGCCTGCCAGAGCCGGAAGAGACAGGGACGACCTTTGCCGAGAACGCGCTGCTCAAAGCGCGCGCCGCTTGTGAGGCAACCGGCTGCGTCGCACTGGCGGACGATAGCGGGCTCTGTGTCGCTGCTCTGGATGGCGCACCGGGGGTGTACACTGCCGACTGGTCAGAAAAGCAATGGTTTGAAGCTGAGGCGCTGGGCGGCAAGGGTCGCGACTGGTATCTCGCCATGGGCAAGGTCGAGGGCAAGCTCGCCGAGCAAGGCCCCGATACCGACCGGAGCGCCTATTTCGTCTCGACCCTCGCGCTGGTGTGGCCCGATGGGCATTATGAAATTTTCGAAGGTCGTGCCTACGGCTCGCTGACATGGCCACCACGTGGCACTTTGGGCTTTGGCTATGACCCGGTTTTCGTGCCCAATGGCGAGACGCAAACCTATGCCGAGCTGGGGCCTGAGCACAAAATGGAACACGACCACCGCGCCGATGCTTTTGCCAAGCTAAAGGCGGCTTGCCTGTAGGATTTTTCAATCGCCTTTGCTGTATCGTCATTGCGAGGAGCGAAGCGACGCGGCAATCCAGAGCAGCGCGAGACGCACTGGATTGGTTGACCTTCGGTCGCCTGCGGCCCGCTGCGCTCGCAATGACGGATTAGGTCAAAATAGAATGGCGACCACTATCCGGTTAACGGATTGCGTCCGACAACATTGCCTGCCGGATTATAGCGGCACACCAGATAATCATCTTTTCTGTTGGATGCGATAGCGCACCTCATATGCGTCGTCGTCGCCCAGATGATCTGGGTATAATGGCCGACATCGCTCCATCGGCCGGTCGTGCTCGACTCTGGAAATGCACCCCGTTTAAAATAGCGATCTTCATCGATCCAGCCACCAGACATCTCGGCATAGCTGAACGCATCGCGCGTCCCCATCCAGAGGTTTTCGCCCTGTCGTACCGCGACGCCGCTTTGCGGGTCATGCGCAAATCTCCCGCTGCGGGCCATGGCGCGCGCATAGGTGGCGGCATCTCTGGCCAGGGCATCATCCCATTGCAAAGCGGCCAGCCCCACCTCACGCCGCGCCCTGTTCTGGCTGTCGAGCATCACCTTGCGGAACAGCGCCTCACCGCGCGGTGCTGGCGTGCCGTCATAGATGGACCGGATTTTTGGCGGCGCGCCTGCATCCGCTTCACCCGCCGGGATGCATCCCAACAGCACTGGCGAAAGCGCGGTCAACAGGATAAGGGCCTTGTTCATATGGCACGGTCTAGCGCAACAATGATGAATAATCGGCAAACGGGGCTGGCGCTCTATATCCACTGGCCGTTCTGCGTCTCCAAATGCCCCTATTGCGACTTTAACAGCCATGTCCGCGCCGAGATTGATGATGCCGTATGGGCCGAGGCATTGCTGGCCGATATGGCCTATGAGGCGGAGCTGACGGCAGGCCGTCCAGTGCATTCGATATTCCTTGGCGGTGGGACGCCTTCGCTTATGCCACCTGCGCTGGTAGCAGAACTGCTTAGCGCCGCTGGGCAGCATTGGGGCTTTACCGAGGATGTTGAAATCACCTTGGAGGCCAATCCCTCTTCGGTCGAGGCCGCACGTTTTGCCGATCTGGCCGCAGCAGGCGTAAACCGCGTATCGCTGGGATTGCAGAGTTTCGATGATGATGCATTGCGTTTTCTCGGTCGCGCGCATGGTGCAGCAGAAGGCCTGGCCGCGCTGAAAACCGCACAGCAGCATTTTGCCCGCGTCTCGTTCGATCTGATTTATGCCCTCCCCGATCAGACGCTCGAAGAATGGCGCACTATGCTGAACAAGGCGCTGGATCAGGGCACCGATCATCTCTCGCTCTATCAGCTTACCATTGAACCCAATACCCGCTTCGCCAGCGATGTGCGGCGCGGGATGTTTGATCCGATGGATGGTGACCGCGCGGCAGATTTTTATGCGCTGACCGATGAGATGACCCGTGGCGCAGGCCTGCCCGCCTATGAGATCAGCAACCATGCCCGGCCCGGTCAGGAAAGCCGCCATAATCTGACCTATTGGCGCTATGGCGACTATGTCGGCATAGGCCCCGGCGCGCATGGAAGACGACTGCATGAAGCGACCGAAAGGCACAAAAAGCCGGAAAACTATCTCTCCGCCGTCGAGCGCAATGGTCATGGCATCAAACTGAGTCGCCATCTCGAAGCACAGGAAGCCGCAAGCGAGGCGCTGATGATGGGGCTGCGCCTGACTGAAGGCATTGATCTTTCAGCGCTGGCGCAGCGGTTCGGGTTGCCACAAGAGGCGATTATCAACC
The sequence above is drawn from the Parasphingorhabdus sp. SCSIO 66989 genome and encodes:
- a CDS encoding CAP domain-containing protein, producing the protein MNKALILLTALSPVLLGCIPAGEADAGAPPKIRSIYDGTPAPRGEALFRKVMLDSQNRARREVGLAALQWDDALARDAATYARAMARSGRFAHDPQSGVAVRQGENLWMGTRDAFSYAEMSGGWIDEDRYFKRGAFPESSTTGRWSDVGHYTQIIWATTTHMRCAIASNRKDDYLVCRYNPAGNVVGRNPLTG
- the hemW gene encoding radical SAM family heme chaperone HemW; translated protein: MARSSATMMNNRQTGLALYIHWPFCVSKCPYCDFNSHVRAEIDDAVWAEALLADMAYEAELTAGRPVHSIFLGGGTPSLMPPALVAELLSAAGQHWGFTEDVEITLEANPSSVEAARFADLAAAGVNRVSLGLQSFDDDALRFLGRAHGAAEGLAALKTAQQHFARVSFDLIYALPDQTLEEWRTMLNKALDQGTDHLSLYQLTIEPNTRFASDVRRGMFDPMDGDRAADFYALTDEMTRGAGLPAYEISNHARPGQESRHNLTYWRYGDYVGIGPGAHGRRLHEATERHKKPENYLSAVERNGHGIKLSRHLEAQEAASEALMMGLRLTEGIDLSALAQRFGLPQEAIINRQKLDMLTQMGLCESNGDQIRVARTAHILLDAIIAELAVFEEAAPAC
- the rdgB gene encoding RdgB/HAM1 family non-canonical purine NTP pyrophosphatase, whose amino-acid sequence is MTNRKLEPGRLIIATHNKGKLAEIDGLLGPYGMQTEAAGDLGLPEPEETGTTFAENALLKARAACEATGCVALADDSGLCVAALDGAPGVYTADWSEKQWFEAEALGGKGRDWYLAMGKVEGKLAEQGPDTDRSAYFVSTLALVWPDGHYEIFEGRAYGSLTWPPRGTLGFGYDPVFVPNGETQTYAELGPEHKMEHDHRADAFAKLKAACL
- the rph gene encoding ribonuclease PH, giving the protein MRPSGRAPDEMRAITIETGFTKHAEGSCLISFGDTRVLCTASIEERLPPWLRGKGEGWVTGEYSMLPRATHTRGSREAARGKQSGRTQEIQRLIGRSLRAVVDLTKLGERQITLDCDVIQADGGTRTASISGAWVALRLAVNTLLEQKLISEDPITQKVAAISCGVYQGTPVLDLDYDEDSNADADANFVLIGDGNIAEVQATAEGATYDEEALLRLLRLARMGCDGIFAAQEKAVS